The Oncorhynchus mykiss isolate Arlee chromosome 20, USDA_OmykA_1.1, whole genome shotgun sequence genomic sequence ccagtgagctgagataaggcggggctttacctagcaaagacgtgtagatgacctggagccagtaggtttggcgacggatagactacatccagtttgctgagtagagtgttgggggctattttgtaaatgacatcgccgaagtcaaggatcggtaggatagtccgttttacgagggtatgtttggcggcatgagtgaaggaggctttgttgcgaaataggaagccgattctggatttaatttttggattggagatgcttaatgtgagtctggaaggagagtttacagtctaaccagacacctaggtatttgtagttgtccacatattctaggtcagaaccgtcgagagtagtgatgctagtcaggtggGAGAGTGcagcagcaatcggttgaagagcatgcacttagttttactagcatttaaaagcagttggaggccacggaaggagtgttgtatggcactgaagctcgtttggagtttTTTTAGCACAGTGTCCATAGAAGGGCCAGATGAATACAAAATGgtatcgtctgcatagaggtggatcagagaatcaccagcagctagagcggcatcattgatatatacagagaaaagagttggcccgagaattgaaccctgtggcacccccatagagactgcaagaggtccggacaacagaccctccgatttgacacgctgaactctatctgagaagtagttcgTGAACccggcgaggcagtcatttgagaagccaaggctattgagtctgccgaaaagaatgaggtgattgacagagtcgaaagccttgaccaggtcgatgaagacggctgcacagtattgtattTTATCGATAGCGGTtctgatatcgtttaggaccttgagcgtggctgtgaTTGAGTTttacgttttttttaaatacattttagaataaggatgtaacataacaacatgtggaaaacgGGACAAGATCTAAATACTTCCACAATGCACTGTAATGATCCAAATGTCATTGCTTTTTACACTCAATGCAGCCTATGTCAATCAAATTCTCAATGCTGCCTTTGtcaatcaataaaaaaaaaactatggcTTGGAATGTCCAGGTACTAAGCTGATGAAATGCTAGTACTTTTATTTGATTTATCTTCCTGTTGTCTTCTCCATCTTTCTTAGGTCTTGATACAGAAGTTCCACTTGGATGCCCAAAATACACACTTTGTCCAGATTTCATCATGAATCGGAATAAGCGTGAAAAGGAGTTTTACAGTTTAGATGTCGGTGATTCCACGTTTACGGTTTTGAAGCGCTACCAGAATTTAAGACCCATCGGCTCCGGAGCACAGGGAATTGTCTGGTGAGTAGACGGAGCTGTGAATTAGACAGGAAAAGAGATGCGCTGTAGCCCAGTACTCAATATCAAGTGGCTATCTTAGAACTGCGTGTGTTACGTTGGAAATTAACATCATCTAACATAACCATTTGatagcttaaaaaaaaaaattgccatTGGAAGTCAATGTGATATGTTATTAGCTGTTGCAGGTTGTCTGTATGCCATTGGTCCAGTATAAGGCTTCAATCACTTGAACCCCGTTATTGATATTGATCTAGGATGTGGGAAAGTATGAACAACTCACATGCCTCCTAgttaaagaaaaataaaaaaaacattttattaaaaaaaGGATGAAAGACATTGATGTTTGGCCATGCTTGCCTTTTTCAGATTGCATCATGCAGTATGGACAAACCTGTTCTATTTTGTGTTTCCCAGCTCAGCGTATGACCACAACCTCGAACGCAATGTTGCAATTAAAAAACTCAGCCGGCCTTTCCAGAACCAGACCCATGCCAAAAGAGCTTACAGAGAACTGGTGCTCATGAAATGTGTTAACCATAAGAACGTAAgctattttccctctctctctctctctctgaacctgCCATAGCAAAAAGGGGGTAGCGCCAAGTGGGAAAGGGGAGTTGTAAAAATGCGTCTCATTTTCACGACGGACATCGTTCCAGAATGTTGCTATCCTCTTGTAGCTTTTACGCCAGCTCTTGACGTTTTTCCAAatgttcaattgtctattttctgTAGCGTTATCCGTTTTTTTAACCTGCTGTTTCAGTGCACCATTATGCAGTGTGTTTGTCAGCACTGAATGCGGTGTCCCTCCGTATGCTGCTCATAGAACCATGATGCACTGATGCGTTTTGTAACTCCACAGATTATTGGCTTGCTAAATGTATTCACGCCACAGAAGACACTGGAGGAGTTCCAAGATGTGTAAGTAACGTCGTCGTCGTCCTTGGTTTTATATCGTATATGCTCagtgttccctggtaggctgtagTGCTGAAATGGCAGGAAGTATACGCAACAATTGTTTTGCGCAGTGTATGGTAGTTGGGGGTCAGGGTCCATTGTGGGATAACGGATGGGTTAGTATGTTGCAGTGCATGGGACGAAATGTGATTTCATTCTCAGAGCGGAGGGAGGAACTGTGAGGATCTGTCTGCCTGATTGGAGCTAAAAATACAAATGAACAAATCATAGCCTGAGGGTATACGGACCGTTTTGCTATGACTGAGGaggcagcctgtgtgtgtgtgtgtgtgtgtgtgtgtgtgtgtgtgtgtgagtgtgtgtgtgtgtgtgtgtgtgtgtgtgtgtgtgtgtgtgtgtgtgtgtgtgtgtgtgtgtgtgtgtgtgtgagagagagacgtaaTCAGTGTTTATTCTTGCATGTCCTtgggtgtatctgtgtgtgtttgcatgtgtatgCATATGTTTGTGAGAGTGTACGTGTCATCTCACCcacccttccttccctctcctctgtatCCATCCTCAGTTATATTGTGATGGAGCTGATGGATGCCAACCTGTGCCAGGTGATCCAGATGGAGTTGGACCACGAGCGGCTGTCCTATCTGCTCTACCAGATGCTGTGTGGCATCAAGCACCTTCACGCCGCGGGCATCATACACAGGgtagacacacaaacacgcacgcctTGCCTCGCCTGACATTTCTAGAGAGTTGTCCACCCATCCCATCTCTCTAAACCATATCCCCTCCTGACCCCACCCTCAGGATCTGAAACCCAGCAACATTGTGGTTAAGTCGGACTGCACACTGAAGATCCTGGACTTCGGATTGGCCAGGACAGCGGCCACAGGCCTCCTGATGACCCCGTATGTGGTGACCCGCTACTACCGCGCCCCTGAAGTCATCTTGGGCATGGGTTACCAGGCCAACGGTGAGTGAGGGACCAATCATCAGAGCTGTGCGTGCTGCGGAACGCTGCCTGTCGCATGCTTGGCCCACAATGTCCTAACACCCACCCTCACAGCCCCACCACCCTCCCGTGTCAGTGTCACAGTCTGAGGTGACGGTGGCATGCCTGGCTATGCATGGTGGGTTCCTTTTCCTCCTGTTTAGAGAGCCAGTGCACAGCAGATGTAGCACTTGTGTTTTCTAAGAGGCGGTGCAGAGACGGTGCAGAAACGGTGCAGAGACGGTCCAGCTGGACTAGATGTCAGTGGGAATCCAGTCACGTGTGGATGCACGACGTTCACTTTAGTGCGCATGCCTTTAACAATGGACATTTTCCGCAACAATGTCTTATGTGCAGATGTGATGGGGCTAGATATCTCCGAATCATTGGACTCGGTTTGTTTTAGCGCTGAAATTCAGTGCTCaaatacgggggggggggggggggggggggttatttaaCTTCGACTTCTACTGCCTGGAAATATGGGCATCCCTGTACTCTTGACCAAAAAATGTCCCAAACGTTCCTGCTGACTTGTTGCTTTGCTTATTTTCTTCTCCTTCTTTCTATGCGACACACATCTAGTGGATATATGGGCTGTGGGCTGCATTATGGCAGAAATGGTTCGCCACAAAATCCTTTTTCCAGGAAGGGATTGTATCCTTGTGCTGCATGCAGCAGTTCAGTTCAGCATTTGAACGAGAGAAAAAAAAAGCGCCGGCGAGTTTCTTTTTGAAGCCTTGCTCATTACAATGGATCGCAGAGATTCATGTCAAAGAGCAACTGTCGAAATTCCATCTCTCCTCTGAAATGCCTGACACCTCCTCACCcacttctaccccccccccccctacccccctTCACTCTATCCCCCAAGCACCCATCACTGTAGTTTGAAGGACCTCTGACTCACACATCAAGCACCTGAAACAGAATGGTTTGCTCTTTTAATTTGTACCAAGAAATGCAATTGCAAAAGATACCCTCTTACCTCATATTATTGTTTGACGGTCTTCTTCCAAGATAAACAGCCCGTTTGGttcaaaaatatgaaatggacACTCTCCTAACACAGAATATCTTATGTGCTGTATATGGTGGCCTGGTAGAGCTTTTGTCAATTATCTAAAATGGGCTTTTGTCTATTAAATTGATGGTATTCATTTACCCCACTGAGAGTCTTGAGGGTGGTGTGTAAGGCAGTTCTCTGGCCCTCTTCCACTTTGGTTAATAATATGCCAGAGAGTGAACCAGAGAGCCCACGCCGTATCACGATACACTGCTTAGTCGGACACTGACCGCGGTTTGACGTGAGAGTTTGCATGCACTCATTTCCTTTGTTTGCATTCACACACATCACCTTGTCTGCGTCGTTAGTCGTTccttgttttgttatttttcatttttgttTCTGTTCTGCATGCTAATTTTACTGTCATTTCATTTTTCAGTTGATGTCTGGTCTATTGGCTGCATCATGGCAGAAATGGTCCGAGGTAGTGTGTTGTTCCCAGGCACAGATCGTATCCTTCCCTGGACCCTCATCGTccctccattgtgtgtgtgtgtgtgtgtgtgtgtgtgtgtgtgtgagtttgtatgCATGTGCGTGCAAATTTGTTTGTTATGTgtgtgaaagagtgtgtgtgttgtggtgctgAGACCGTCCTACTACTGCATACAAATTCATTTCCGTTGGGTACATGTGAATGGGTTTGTACCATAGAGATAGATCGAGGACTCTAGTGCTCAAAAGCCTGTTTCAGTATCGGCAGTGCCGTTGAGGACTtccaccattttgaagtagtcaactagGTGGGACTttctatgggttaaggaaggatcacataattccatccaggtcaccaggagggatcagccaattaatTACACTTGTGAGGAAACATTCTATAACTTCAGATGgaagtaaatcaccaaccttggcttATACCGGTTCAAATAACACTctaggtggcagtatgcaccctttcagtttgtttaccaactcatacAACTAGTAGAAGAAGAACATTCACTATTTCAAAATTGAGAtgtcctcaatggtgctgcccgtACTCTCACAGACTCCATAATGGGACCGATACCATGATGCGATGTCTATGTACCTGTCGGAGGCCGTTTCAACTGAAGGGAAAACTGTTCTGATCACTTCACCTCATTATACAGTCCCACAACGAGGCTTTCGCTTCTGTTTTCAgtgttttgtgtgtctgtctcatgGGAGAAGATCAAACGGCTTTCCCTTGATTACTCACTCACAGTTGCTCAGCAAAGGCAACAGTGAAAGAAATTAGCCTCCTCCATGTGTCCAGTGTCCATAACTCTCCACGACAACCGATTTCTTTATACTAACTAAACTTTGTCAATTGTCCCCCTTGTGGAAAGCCTCTGAAAAGCCTCTGAAAAGCCTCTGAAAAGCCTCTGAAAAGC encodes the following:
- the LOC110499038 gene encoding mitogen-activated protein kinase 8 isoform X3, giving the protein MNRNKREKEFYSLDVGDSTFTVLKRYQNLRPIGSGAQGIVCSAYDHNLERNVAIKKLSRPFQNQTHAKRAYRELVLMKCVNHKNIIGLLNVFTPQKTLEEFQDVYIVMELMDANLCQVIQMELDHERLSYLLYQMLCGIKHLHAAGIIHRDLKPSNIVVKSDCTLKILDFGLARTAATGLLMTPYVVTRYYRAPEVILGMGYQANVDVWSIGCIMAEMVRGSVLFPGTDHIDQWNKVIEQLGTPSQEFLMKLNQSVRTYVENRPRYAGFTFEKLFPDVLFPADSEHNKLKASQARDLLSKMLVIDASKRISVSEALQHPYINVWYDPTEVEAPPPLITDKQLDEREHTVEEWKDLIYMEVQDWEERTKNGVIRGQPASLGAAVSSGSQQYPSVSSSSVNDVSTDPTLASDTDSSLETASNTDPLGCCR
- the LOC110499038 gene encoding mitogen-activated protein kinase 8 isoform X2; its protein translation is MNRNKREKEFYSLDVGDSTFTVLKRYQNLRPIGSGAQGIVCSAYDHNLERNVAIKKLSRPFQNQTHAKRAYRELVLMKCVNHKNIIGLLNVFTPQKTLEEFQDVYIVMELMDANLCQVIQMELDHERLSYLLYQMLCGIKHLHAAGIIHRDLKPSNIVVKSDCTLKILDFGLARTAATGLLMTPYVVTRYYRAPEVILGMGYQANVDIWAVGCIMAEMVRHKILFPGRDYIDQWNKVIEQLGTPSQEFLMKLNQSVRTYVENRPRYAGFTFEKLFPDVLFPADSEHNKLKASQARDLLSKMLVIDASKRISVSEALQHPYINVWYDPTEVEAPPPLITDKQLDEREHTVEEWKDLIYMEVQDWEERTKNGVIRGQPASLGSTGAAVSSGSQQYPSVSSSSVNDVSTDPTLASDTDSSLETASNTDPLGCCR
- the LOC110499038 gene encoding mitogen-activated protein kinase 8 isoform X4 yields the protein MNRNKREKEFYSLDVGDSTFTVLKRYQNLRPIGSGAQGIVCSAYDHNLERNVAIKKLSRPFQNQTHAKRAYRELVLMKCVNHKNIIGLLNVFTPQKTLEEFQDVYIVMELMDANLCQVIQMELDHERLSYLLYQMLCGIKHLHAAGIIHRDLKPSNIVVKSDCTLKILDFGLARTAATGLLMTPYVVTRYYRAPEVILGMGYQANVDIWAVGCIMAEMVRHKILFPGRDYIDQWNKVIEQLGTPSQEFLMKLNQSVRTYVENRPRYAGFTFEKLFPDVLFPADSEHNKLKASQARDLLSKMLVIDASKRISVSEALQHPYINVWYDPTEVEAPPPLITDKQLDEREHTVEEWKDLIYMEVQDWEERTKNGVIRGQPASLGAAVSSGSQQYPSVSSSSVNDVSTDPTLASDTDSSLETASNTDPLGCCR
- the LOC110499038 gene encoding mitogen-activated protein kinase 8 isoform X1, with the protein product MNRNKREKEFYSLDVGDSTFTVLKRYQNLRPIGSGAQGIVCSAYDHNLERNVAIKKLSRPFQNQTHAKRAYRELVLMKCVNHKNIIGLLNVFTPQKTLEEFQDVYIVMELMDANLCQVIQMELDHERLSYLLYQMLCGIKHLHAAGIIHRDLKPSNIVVKSDCTLKILDFGLARTAATGLLMTPYVVTRYYRAPEVILGMGYQANVDVWSIGCIMAEMVRGSVLFPGTDHIDQWNKVIEQLGTPSQEFLMKLNQSVRTYVENRPRYAGFTFEKLFPDVLFPADSEHNKLKASQARDLLSKMLVIDASKRISVSEALQHPYINVWYDPTEVEAPPPLITDKQLDEREHTVEEWKDLIYMEVQDWEERTKNGVIRGQPASLGSTGAAVSSGSQQYPSVSSSSVNDVSTDPTLASDTDSSLETASNTDPLGCCR
- the LOC110499038 gene encoding mitogen-activated protein kinase 8 isoform X5 — protein: MNRNKREKEFYSLDVGDSTFTVLKRYQNLRPIGSGAQGIVCSAYDHNLERNVAIKKLSRPFQNQTHAKRAYRELVLMKCVNHKNIIGLLNVFTPQKTLEEFQDVYIVMELMDANLCQVIQMELDHERLSYLLYQMLCGIKHLHAAGIIHRDLKPSNIVVKSDCTLKILDFGLARTAATGLLMTPYVVTRYYRAPEVILGMGYQANVDVWSIGCIMAEMVRGSVLFPGTDHIDQWNKVIEQLGTPSQEFLMKLNQSVRTYVENRPRYAGFTFEKLFPDVLFPADSEHNKLKASQARDLLSKMLVIDASKRISVSEALQHPYINVWYDPTEVEAPPPLITDKQLDEREHTVEEWKDLIYMEVQDWEERTKNGVIRGQPASLAQVQQ